DNA sequence from the Pelecanus crispus isolate bPelCri1 chromosome 4, bPelCri1.pri, whole genome shotgun sequence genome:
AGTTCTCCGGTTCTGTTGATGTACAGCCTCAAATTCAattgctaaaaaaacccacgaGTTACCTTTCATCTTTTAACCACTGTTCATCCATCTTTTCCTGCCATCTCTCAGGTGGAGCTTCCAGCCATGCATTGAAGTACCGAACAATACCTGGATGCTCAAGTTTAGCTAATGCCTTGACTTCTCGCATCACCTTTTCACGAGCCAGCTCCCTAGGATTTGGggtgaagagaagaaaaacatagaCACGGTCACATAAAGCAACAATACACCATAGAAATTTCTGCAAAGAACTTAATCAAAGATAGCCCAGTATAAACCAGGCCAGTAGTATTGCTCTTCACACCAAAAGACAGATATATCTTAAATCCCTCAGAGTAACTCCTTTAGGTTAGAAGTGTGGAGGAGCAGTATGTGCTCGTAACAGCTAAGTATTTAGTCATcctttttcaaataattacgggcagcaaaactgagaagaaaaggttCGTCTTGCTCTCAACTGTTTACaaggatagaaaaaaaagaccactAAACAGCAGTATTCTACAGGGATGTAGAAGACACTGACACAAAAGAAGACAGACAGTAATACcttagtatttcttttttaattggcGTAACAGAAGGAGACTGCATAAAGACTATCTCCGTTCTATGGACAGGAAAGCAGGTAGCCTGCTATCTTACTGAAGTAAATAATCTCTCTTCATAAGACCATAACTGGATCAAATGAAGTCAGATGGTTTTATTTAATGGGTTTGAATATGCTTGGAAAAGAAGAAGTCAGGCTACCTTAAATTTCTGAACAAAACCTTTAATCTTAAATAGTCACGCTTatttaacacattaaaaaaatagtaattctAGATTTCATAGCTTTACCCCCTCCCTCTACTGGCCTGCCTGTTGCTGTTCTAACTTGAGATTTCCAGAAGCAGTGTCTCCCATCTCCCACTAAAAGGAAGTGCTGCAAGCTCTGTGTAGGATAATTCAGCAGCATGGCTTGACCACCTATGACTGAAAGAAAAGGTAGGGGTTGTGggaccagaaaaatgaaacaaatggaCAAATGGAGTCAGAAAAGCTggtgagggagagagaaaagaaagagaaggtggaGTAGGAAAGgtaaggagaggaaggagagaagcaaaTTAACAGTGCTACAAATAACTGGTCCTGTTATCAAAGGCTCTATTCATCAAGGAAATCAAAGGAGTTCCCATGTAGCCGCAGCATCCTCACAAGGGTCCTGCTATGCGAGTATTTTAGCCAAGCAGGTCACCCTTCTACTGTGATTACATATGCCAAATTCTCGATGCCAAAACGAAGTCAGCCCCCCCATTAAAAAGTATGCCATTCATCCTAACATAGTATCTGGGAAATCAGTTCAGGAACAGATGGTTCAGTGTAGGACGGGATCCCACCATTCATTCATGACCTCTTCTATATCTCAACACACTCATTCATTACCTGTTAGGTAAACGGATCCTTTTGATAGCATAGTTGCAGTCATCCACTTTATTTCTGGCTTCAAAAACTACTCCAAAACCTCCACGACCCAGACACTGAATTGGTTCAAAATCTGTCAGATATCTAGGAGGAGAAGGGTGTGAGGAATGGACAGAAGAATGGCAGGAGGTTAGagtagaaaaatgcattagtatAGATAGAAAAGTAAAGTCATTTGTGACTAagagtgaaatatttctgtacagGCAAAACATGCTGAATGACTTGAAGCATTTCtcgtctttttttccttgctcacCCACGGAGACAATCAGATGGTCACCTATTTATGAAATGGACAGTTGCAGATTATGCATTTATTCAGTGTCTGTCACAACCCAGCAAGATCCATTATGCATGCACATGACAAACTGAAGAAGCTTTTCAGAATATCAGGCTGCATGCTCACTGGATCATGGGCCATGAGTATGTAAGCCTAAGTTTCTATACCCAAACTAGGTGGTGACAGCTAAGTATTTTCTAAATCATTATTTGTCTTTAACCCCACCTCAAATAACTATTTCTGCAACTAGTCCTTCTAAGCATGCCTTCTGAAACATCACTGTTCTTGAATCTCACCACCTTTCTTattcttcttcattttaaagactCCAGTTCTTATTTTCAGTAAGTTACAAATATACAGGAAATGGTCACATTTTCTCCAGAGTATCATGACATGCCCCTATATGCCCTTCTGTCTTAACCAACTCCTTCATAACAGCAACAAAGGTTTGTTCCAAACATAGTCTGCTTATTCTGCAGACTATATAAAACATCATCTGTTTCCATCTGCAattgcctttctctgctttaatccataaacacagaaacagaggGAATAAACACTGATTAAGACCTTCAAGAATCAATCTTCCACTTCGCGTATCAGCAGGAAATAGGAGAGCAACATTCCTGACCACAGGCATCCTGCAGACTCTCCGGGGTTGCTTAGACTAATCCTGACTGCAATCTCCCATCAGTAATGGGGTGACACGGTTCTTTGTGTCAGTTGCTGACTATCCTGCAAAGCTGCAGGACTAGGGTAGGTAAGAACAAACATCCACCTACTCTTTCCTCCAGACAGTATTAGGTGTCACGCTGACTGAAAACCCTGTACGTGTTGTGTTGAACTGAGCTCACCTTGACACATATCCAGAGTTCTTGACGTCACTCCAGCTGGTGTCTTTAACATCTCCACAAGTGGGCTCATATTTAGTATCAGTCTGACACTGTGTTTCAGATTCCTTCCGGAGCTAACAAGAGTTAccaatacaaaaccaaaaaacaaataaaaaaaattcaactccTTAAGTAGTTGAGACCAGTCTCAATATGCCCTAGATACGGCATTAAATAATTCCATATAAACATCTCCAAAGACATCAGACATGGTTGAAAACAGTCTAATCTGCTTGCTGAAGCAGTTAAGCAAGTTGTACATGGCAGCCGACAGCCTTCACAGATTAAACAGGAAATTTAGGCTTTTGATTTTACCTTGTTAGTTATTAACTTATTAATACTACTCATTGCAGACtcaacactgaaagaaaaggctAGAAAAATACCTTCTGTATTTAGGATTCAGAAAAGAATACTTACTCTGCTGTAAGGATGGGGATGGAAAAGTTTGCGTACAATAAAAGTCGTGGCCACAATGCAAAATATAATGGTGCCAACAATTTCTTTCCACCAGTGAAGCAGAAGAACAGGATCTTTTTTGCGAATGTTCTTGTAATTCATATCATCAAAAAATCTAACAGTGATCTGGGTGCTAcgtttatttctctctctcttgtagTAGGGTAAGTAATAACCATTATCTGTGTATAAAGGACACAAAGAGGGCACAGATTTACTTGTAGGTAACTACAGAAcagttttatcttttcattaatAGGTTTCTTCAACAGACACagggttatttttgtttgcatgtcCCATGATTTTAAGTGGCACATAAGCAAATTCAGTTAATCAAGGTTGACTCCATGGCAACTTTGTCTCCAACCAAAGTTTACCACCTCAGAAGGCCTGACCACTGATAGCTTTAAACCAGAACATCTTCCATATGGAAAACTATAAAGTTTTGCCAGGCTGAGTCTCTAGCACTGTTAGcaaattctgaaaacaataaTTCACAAGCTTTTTCCACTCAGACCAGCTACCAGTGGCAATGGCAGCACACACAGTACCTCTGCAGTAGCAATTTCTGGCACTCCAAATGGCTTTGTGTGGCACTAACTGTATATACGCCACAATTTGGAAATCCTCGTTCGGGCAATGATTTCCTGGTtcattaaatgttaaaaaaacccaaaacaaaacatatttaaaatcaaacaaatgGCCAGTTATTGAATTCACAGATAATAAATGGGTAAACCTGGTTATTTGAAACCCTTCAAAATTTGGGACTTCCACCTACCATACGGATACTGCAGAACTGAAAGTGCTCCGTTACTGTACTCTTCATGAGAATACTTGTCATTGCTGAGACACTTATCAAACTCATCAGACCCCACCAACACTGGAGTCCTGGAAGGAGAATCTAAGCATAGAAAACACACAATTTTCTGAGCTGAACTGTTATAAAAGCTCCACATTCTTGCATGAATTTCATGAGAACTCCAATTGCATAATCTTAGAAAATGTCTGTTGGACCAGACCATAAGAACCAAAATTAATGCAAGGAACATTAAGAAGGGTATTTTAAGGTAACTGTTAGTTAACacctctcccccccccaccaaaaTACTAGTTTTGGACAAGTTAATTCACTTATATTCACATCACTGCaaaaaacttcttcctctttttgtaGAAGAATTTGATCTAGAACACCAACATTTCATTATTCAAAAAGACTCTGTAAAATCCATAGTAAAAGCAAGCAGACATTAAACTTTGaattagaaaaaatgaaacaattaatAAAGCACAAAGATAGTTCCTCAACTGGTTTACAGCTGGAAACAATAGACTGATTTGATACATATTGGAAATCAGAAAGATGGCCTGTCTTTTCAAAGACAGGACAGTAAATGAAACTCTGAATTGTTACTTACGGATTAAAGGTTTCCATTTGATTTTTGGGAGAGGAATAATTGCGTTATCGTTCCTGGATTCCAGAGCCTTTGGGTTGGTTGGGAATTTCTCAGAAATTCTGACCGACGACTGTAGATACAGCTGGCCTCTGTACATACCTGAGTAATAAACCATGGAGCGTATTAGTCTTAAGATTTAGTTCTCTTCTCCCCCAGCATAAAATTGCCCAGTTAAAATACATGGTTaacagcatttttgaaaatatttctttgtattcTGAAAATCTGAGATACTGACTCTCATTACTAGGGTGGATGAATTCAAGTAATATGTTTCCTTTGTTCTAGAAAAGCAAGAGATCAAGACATCATATTTTCACTGCTGGAGAgctgaagctgcagaaaaatacCAACAATTTTTGACCTATAAAGCAGCTTGGGCTTTGCATAGGTAAGACTTCTTTCAAACTTCCTACCCTTGTTAATGCTGGTACAGATTACTCCTCAACAGTCGTTACCAGGAAGGCTGGAACAACCTGGCTTCTTCCTAGTGTCATTCTTTATCTGTGTAATCATTAACAGGAAAGCTACAAGGTGTAAAgacttataaaaaaaaaaaggctaaggCAAATGAAGTCTGAGAAAACCAAAGCACGTTTACCTCCCAGAGACAAGAGAGACAGCTGAGAGGAAGAAGGACCTGGGGGCACTCTATTTCAAGTTGTCACAAACCACATCAAATGAATTCTGACAGCTGGATGAAAACTTAGTCACATAAAATCTTAACTGAAATTTCTTCATGGTAAGTTACTGTAATCAgtgtagaggaaaaaatgaatgtgaCAAATTAGCAGGCTGGAGGGAAATACTGCTTATTGCTTACCGAGCAATAAGACTGCCTTGTTAGCTATAAACCtatctttaaaagttttaagACCTTCAATCATCTCCAATGTACTGAAACTACAAAGCAGTGAAcgtttcagaataaaaatggaaaagatttatggtttttaaatgttttggttttgaaaaaggggggagggaaatCAATGTTCTAACTAACACTGTTTAGGCTAAACAGTCATAGATATCAATTCTGCCATAACCAAAAGTATACTGTACCTTCTGTAATTGTCAGAATTTCTAAGATAGGTACAGAGAACTCTGAAtgacaacagcaaaaatgaCCAGAGAAGGCTAGGAAGAGATGAGGACACATCTCTACCTTTTGAAAGTCTTTAAATCAAGtcaaggaaacatgaaattgctactctacccttaattggtttagtggtggacttagtaatgttaggttaatggttggactggatgatcttaaaggtcttttccaacctaaacgattctatgattctagggtGCCTTTCCGGGATATGTATGTTAGTGAAGCCTCAATTCTGGGGCTTTATAAAGCAATGTGGGTTAAATTTAACAGCCTTCATTATGCAGAATATCACGCTGGATATGTTACTGCTCCTCTTAACTGCAATGTACCAGCACAGAAATATCTGTTTTACTACAAtctcagcagagaaaagaataaTGTTTACTACAGAAAATGCTGCAGTCGGTGTCTTACCCAAATAGACGCTGGATTCTGTGGCCCCTCTGGCAGCTTCCACAAGATCTTCTTCATCTTCCAATACTTCATTGTTCGCAGTGTAACTTGTGTCATCAAACAGACTGATTGGAATTACTTTGCCATCCTTAACCAGCCATGCGGAAGCAATTGGAGtgcaaaactgaaagagagaGGTAACTGGAAAATCAGTGTTGTATTAACTAGACATTATATAAGAATAATGCTAAACAATATGCTTAAATTAAATTCcttgttttagtttttgtaACAGATGTAGCACTTCTGAAGTCAGAACTTCAGTTGCAAAAATTACAAGCAGATGTGTACTTCTTTACCAAGGCAGCACCTGAAACCCGAGACGAAAGACATCATCTGTGATGCTGCAAAACTACTACTTTTGTAACATTTaatattctgtcttttttcccctacctgGTATTCCCATTCCAGATGTCCTTCTCGTTTGTTAAAAGCCATCACCTTCCAGTCAGCTACTGAGACCTTTATCACTGTATCTTTCATCATAGCTTCCTGCTCATCcacatctgaaataatttttgtttcttctttgttcatatttgatttaaaattgcTCTCAATATATCCTGCTCTAGTCTCAATATCCGGGACATAGCGCAGCTCAAAGTGGCCAACACTGAAATTCcaccttaaagaaaaagagaaaaactttgTAGAAACAACTTATGTATTCCAAGGAAGTCCCAAATCCTCTGTCCAGAGGATTCTTAAACTGCATTACCTATATTTGGCCCATATTTTCACAGTAAACTCTCAGATTGTCAGATGAACACAACTGTTGTACCAGGAGGGGGAGTGCTAATCCAGAATACAAACTAAACAAGGTGAGAAATCTTGTCCAACACCACAGGTGAGCTGAGAAAACAGCTGGTGAAGTAGGGCCAATGACATTAAAGGCTTAGTATATGGAGAGGGCAATTAAAATCAGCAAGTAGTACAGCTGGGTCTGTTCAGTAGGAAAATGTCATGTAGCTGATGAAAGCAACAAGTATAAAGCATTTAGGAAGCAGCATTCTACACAAGACATTTATCTTcattaataaaacagatttcatttgAAACATAAGGTTTTACAAGCTGAGGGAGGaacaatgctttttttcttcgtTTTAATCCCACACACAACCTAACACAGGATATCTTAGGTACTTCATAAAACCAGGCCCGCTCACGTTCCATAGGTTAACAATGAAAATCCACAACTGTGTAAGGAACATAGAGTTGTCCTGCATAGCCAAAAGCTCTTTAGTTTTTGTAAACCAACACATTAGGGCAgaatctgaaaattattttcagaaatgataattcttttcttttttcccatgatATAGCCCAATGCTGTAGAGAAGATACAGATGGGAAAGGATGGCAAGTTTGTGTCTTGAACAGCAACAAGGgggaaaacatttcttgaaCAGTATGTTTGGGTAGCCAAAGTTTCTTGGACCAGTCTGGCAACCACCAGGAGCCCAAACTGTCTCCTTAAAGAATTTACATCATTATGGTAAATGTTTGGCATATTTTATATAACTCAGTTGATTTATTAAAAGTTTTGCTTCCTCTGGATTAAAATCCCAGATCTATCCTGTAAACTCCATAGCAGCCATACCGTGTCACCAGGAAAGCACCTGTTTCTGACTACAAAGATGGGAggagcacaaggaggacatggacctgttggagtgggtccagaggagggacacaaaaatgatccgagggctggagcacctctcctatgaggaagggctgagggagttggggctgttcagcctggagaagagaaggctgcggggagaccttattgcggcctttcagtgcttaaagggagcctacaggaaggatgggggcaatctttttagcaaggcctgttgtgacaggacaaggaataatggattcaAACTAaggaagaatagatttagactggacataaggaagaaattttttacagtgagggtggtgaagcactggcacgggttgcccagagaggcagtggaggccccatccctgggaacatcccaggccaggttggacggggctctgagcaccctgctctggttaaagctgtccctgtcactgcaggggttgggctgggtgggctctaaagggcccttccaacccaaagcattctatgattctggtGCACAAGATGTCATACGATGTTTTTGAAAGAGACgtacaaaggaaaaagcacGTTTCTATGACATACCTCTCCCTGCCAATATCATTCTCCAAGAACCACAGAACCCAAGATTCCTCCTTTCAGACATCTGATCTGCTACTCTATTGGAGTTCTAATTAGGGTCTCTCTGATACACTACAGATGCACAACCTGTCAAATCCTGCTGCAGACAGAAgagggagcaggggaacagggaatgaCTAAATCATTGGGTAGTTATTGTATCTGTGTATGGCAGCCAGCCTTTTAAACCTagtggatttggggttttttttttttagtggaatACATgtctatatttttaaagaaatctcaATGTATTAAAACTTCAGCATGACAGCATTAGGAAAGTCACAGACTGAACCAGTTTCTAGAGTAAAGAACAGACCGCCTTGTTATGAAACGAACAAAGCACATTTAATAATGggacttttaaaatacaaaactggagaaattttaaaatatcaacttaaaatgaaagctaaagacatcaagtataaaaaaaacaaaacagtgacagTTACCTTGAGTAGGTAAAGAACTTAAAAAGTGAATCAGTAGGTCATAAGAAGACTTTTAAACTATCTGCTTTTGCACAAAAATCAACAGTTGGAACAAACATTAGTGACATTTGCCTTGTGCAGTAGAGCAGTGACAAACTCTTGAGGTATGCAAGGACaaggaaagtaattttcattcAATTTAGAGGGAATAAATAGGTGCACATATCTTTTCTGTCTAATCATCTATAAAACTGAAGttcaagacatttttcaaaagcaatgacGAGCAAACGGGTTAGATCCTAGCCAACAGCCTGGTGCACTCCTTTGGTTAACAATCTAAACTCCCTTGTGCAACTTCTAGTCTAATGAGAGTAAAAAGAAGGTCAAATCCTTAAAACATTACATACTAAGAACTTACCTCTACTGGATTGTTTCCGAACAATTCTTACACTTACTTTTCATTGCCACTGCGTGGTCCAACGGCACGGACTGTTTTCTGGGTTCGGTGTAATAGGAGCGTCTCTTCCTGTTCTGTTTCATCGTCGTCCCACCGGCGACAGCCCATAGCCGAGCAGATGTACTTCACCTAAGGCACAAGGCAAGAGACTTGCATGTGCTTCGAAGTTCTGAAGAACTTCAAGACAAACAAATGTAATCAACAGCAATATTCAAAGCTAACAAACCTTACAACACATTTTTGGCTCACAGGCAATCTGGGGCTCTGATTTTAGATGCTTGACTTGAGGGATGTTGAAAAGCCTGGTTTAAGAGATGAGGGCTTTTCAGAACTAGAATTTTCAAAAGATTCTAGTAAGTCTACAGTTCAGGCTATTCTGACTACCTTTTGActatattttccacatttttctgcttctaacagaaagaaatcttagctctctcctttcctgctaTTTCTATGGACATCAAAACAACATTCCTACAAGACCCACAGCATAATTCTGCTTTCATGCCGTATCTGTCTCAGCATAATTCTATTAGCTTCAAATGACGTACTATTGATTTATATAAAATAGCGTTGAGCCTTCTCCCTTTGCTTTGTCAGCTgttaaaggggggaaaaaagaccttACTTAACTCTCACAGTCACACAAACTTTGCAACAGTCCCAATCTCAAACAGAATTTGGATTATATGGgcaatttattttgaacagGGAGTTGAACATGCTTTCAGAACTCTGAATCAACATCATAATGCCAAAGACAACAGATTGCCCAAACTCTTAACGAGGAAGAGTCAGGCACTATTTCCTGTATGAGGCACCTTTGCTACTGCGAGCATAAGCCAGGAAtcaaagcagaaactgaaatttccACTTCCTGAACACTGGGGGAGGAGCAGTCTGTTGGTGCACAGTGCCCTCTGCTATCAACGAGCAAATCAAAATGATTTCATGAACTCGTGTTTTGGGTCTATGCTCTTTTATCATTGGCGATCACTCTACACCATGCTGTAGAAGTGTTCTACGTTAAAATGTacagtcaaaacaaaaaaaaccccgattttgtggaaaacaaacattggaagtttaaaatttttaaactgaatctgtttttaacttgttttaaaatgtaccaATGTTTCTGATTTAGCAAATATCTGCTCTTCACTACACAAAGTATctacaaacattttaatgacatctgacattgggggggggggaagggatgTCAGTTCCAGGACTCTGAATAATGCAATTAATTCCTGTCCTTTTTctagcctttttttcttctgtgttttttcaaaatatacaaCTTTTAACCAAtagatttcagaagaaaaataccttctgAACCAGTCAGATAGCAAGTAGTTTTCAACTTAACTTTTGCATATGACTTTAGAATGCAAGGAGGACTTCTAAGAGATAGTAAACTCAGTGACAACTACAAATCTTAAACTTTTGCATATGCTGAatgtttctcttgttttcaaCTAGCTATCCCTCATCAGTtgtgaaaaatctgaaattagtTGTGAAAAATGTGCGTCACCTAAAGCCTTCTTCAATGTGCAGTAAGCTGAACAGCAAAGTCTGCCTCAAGCAGAGCTATACAATAAAGCTGAACTACTCTCACAGCTCAGTAGAAAGGAGTCAtccctctttttccccctctcaccTCTGGTCACAAAATCCCTGTCCCTTCCCTTGTGCTGGCTCTGGCACTCCCCAAGCCCTTGCTGAGCTGGCTACAGCTAACCCAGCACAAAACTAATCCAATAAAAAGtgaacagttttctgtttggttAGCAAGTTGAATCAGCTTAGCAAAGGGTGAGACAAGTGTTAAAGCCAGCACAGGTGATACAGCAGGAGCTGacagggaggaggaggttgcagtgagggGCTCAGCCGTACCATCTAACTGCACCAGCTGTTAGCCTGACTCCAGCCCACTGCATTTGTTGCCCAAGAAGCTGAGATTCTGCTCTTTTGTGCCAAGCAGTTGTATACTTGAGCTGTACTGCAGCTCAAATCTCAAGAGCAACCTGTCTGCAAGACAGTGCTcgaaaccacacacacacaacaagGCAACTTTTCAGGCTCTTACCTTCCCTGAGTATGAGCTCAGCCCGTAGGTCGTCAAAGACTTTCCCCCAACTAAGA
Encoded proteins:
- the EIF2AK3 gene encoding eukaryotic translation initiation factor 2-alpha kinase 3 translates to MIIPSLDGDLFQWDRDRESMEAVPFTVESLLESSYKFGEDVVLVGGKSLTTYGLSSYSGKVKYICSAMGCRRWDDDETEQEETLLLHRTQKTVRAVGPRSGNEKWNFSVGHFELRYVPDIETRAGYIESNFKSNMNKEETKIISDVDEQEAMMKDTVIKVSVADWKVMAFNKREGHLEWEYQFCTPIASAWLVKDGKVIPISLFDDTSYTANNEVLEDEEDLVEAARGATESSVYLGMYRGQLYLQSSVRISEKFPTNPKALESRNDNAIIPLPKIKWKPLIHSPSRTPVLVGSDEFDKCLSNDKYSHEEYSNGALSVLQYPYDNGYYLPYYKRERNKRSTQITVRFFDDMNYKNIRKKDPVLLLHWWKEIVGTIIFCIVATTFIVRKLFHPHPYSRLRKESETQCQTDTKYEPTCGDVKDTSWSDVKNSGYVSRYLTDFEPIQCLGRGGFGVVFEARNKVDDCNYAIKRIRLPNRELAREKVMREVKALAKLEHPGIVRYFNAWLEAPPERWQEKMDEQWLKDESTDWPLSSPSPMDVPSFKIRTEPFSTKEHIEVIAPSSERVMSVGIPCGQSDSSRSQFSPLEFSATDNRDLDQSEDPLLNLQDSVLTGCDVEDSTVNNNELGHSLEICSSAVPVVHLREGTSSSIVFEDSGCGNASSKEDKIDISHDESLSEGKAKSTKESDKKKSTSGSPLSVSPPRPTSLSLDLSKNITEKVKPTSPKVYLYIQMQLCRKENLKDWMSGRCMIEERERTECLQIFLQIAEAVDFLHSKGLMHRDLKPSNIFFTMDDIVKVGDFGLVTAMDQDEEEESVLTPMPAYARHTGQVGTKLYMSPEQICGNTYSHKVDIFSLGLILFELLYPFSTQMERVRTLSDVRNLKFPPLFTQKYAQEYTMVKDMLSPSPTERPEAAAIIENPVFEDLELPAKPVLRQRSRTMSLSGNKHSRQPSK